Sequence from the Lepidochelys kempii isolate rLepKem1 chromosome 7, rLepKem1.hap2, whole genome shotgun sequence genome:
TCCCACTGTATTGTGTGGGGAAGGGTCCCCATATGGAAGTGGCTGAGTGCAGCTGATCTAGGACAAGTTTAAAAGACACAGTGGGCGATCTGGAGTTTATACCCTGTTGGCATGGCTGTGTTTCTAACTGGGCTGTACAGATCATTTAGTGtgctctgctccctgtcctcCACGGTGAGCCATGATTTTTCTTTAATAGGAAAGTCGAAGCAGCATCTTTGTGGGGCATGTACAGCAAGCAGCCTGCCACACACATCCTCAGTTGGGTTTCCAGGTGGTCTTTACATTAGTGTTGCTCATTCCAAGCCCTTGATTGCTCATCCTGCATTTGGATACCCATCCTGCATTGTGTTCACTTCCCCAGAAGCCCACGAATAGCAGGTAAATTATTCTGGTTCATGGATGGGAACTAATGGGGTACCTCAATCAACAGTGGGCAAGGACCCTGTGGGATGGGCTATAGGGGACAGTCCtgctgtgggggggatgggagcTAATGGACGGTCTCCATCCATAGTGAGCAGACCCCTGGAGGAGATGGGGGGTACTAATGGGAGTGGGGGAAATCTCTGTTCATActgggcagggtcctgggggagGGACTCTAGCGGTTGATTCTGTCCTGGGTCCTGCTATGGAGATTGGGCTAGATGGTGCACCATCATGTTGCTTCCCATCTCCCTGACCCTTCCATCCTAGGTTCCACTCCTCCACAGGCCAGTGAGCGATGTCAGACCAGGATGATGGTGacgtggggaagggaggggcctTCTCGGCCGAGCACCTGGCCGCTGAGTCCATGGCAGCTGACATGGATCCCTGGGTGGTGTTTGATGCACGAAAGACCCCACGGGCCGAGTTCGAGGAGTGGCTGCAGACCTACCAGCCCTCGCGAGTGTCTCGTTTTGGGGACCCCGAGCGCCGCACTGAGCCTGTGGGCTGGATTGCCATCTACGGTCCAAACTACTGTCCAGAGTCAGGTGATGTGGTGGGGCTGCAGGAGGCCTGGGAGCGGCTCCAGATCAGTGGGCGCCATGTCACCTTCGACACCATCCGCGAGCTGGCGCTCAACCACTGCGTCCTCACCGGCAAGTGGCTGATGCACCTGGATACCGGCTTCAAGGTGGACCATGCCTGGAGTGGCATCGCCCGCTCAGTGTTGGAGGGGCGCTTTGGGGTGGCCAAAgtcagcccctgctaccccagctcGGACCGCAAGCATGTCATCTGCATCTACACAGATGACTTCACCAACGAGGAGAAGGTGATGGATGCGGACGCTGCCATCCGGGGCACTGGTGTCAAGTGCCTGCTCTCCTACAAGCCTGATGTCTACACCTACCTAGGCATCTACCGGGACAATCGCTGGCACCTCTGCCCCACCATCTATGAGAGCAAGTTCGACCTAGAGTGCATCCCCCGCCGCTCTCGCATCATCAACAAAGTCAGCAACACTGAGGTGACTTAGACTGGGCCCCGCTCCCCATCTGGCAgttcctcctttcccctttccAGTACGGGCAGCTGGCACCAATGCCTCCCAACTGTGCTCTGAAACTAACTGCATTTTGATTGGTCTGTTTGGTGTGGCCTGCCCTTAATGTACATAGAACCTAGCGTGGATTGGAGGCCCCACACAGACTACAAATCCCAGTATGCAATGCTCCTCACTTAGTCTCCCTCTTTCAAAGGACAGGTGCTCTGCTAGTAACTGCCGCTAGCTGAGATCCTTAAGTAAGCAGGGTGGAGAATTGGCTGCTGGGAGATGGAGTCTCTGCTGGTCACACCTCTGTTAAAGATGACAGTGGACTATCTTGCAGGATTCTCAGCCACGTTTGGCACACTCATGCATGATGCAGCACTGGCCATGCCGCTAGGTGTCTCTCTACTAATGAGGTTCTCCCTGTTTCCCTGGAAAACCACCTCTGCTCCTCTGAGCTGCAGTCACTTGGATAGAAGACTCAGGAGGTTCTTGTCATCAGCtggcactgtccctttaaattcCCAAAGCCCATGGGGTTTGCTGGTGCCACTCTGCATGCTTAACTCCTTCATGGTCTGTGTGCTATCGTATAGCTGAGGGCTAGGGCTGTGGGTTCAACTCACCACAACCACCTTCCAGTGCCGCTTGTATGTTGAAAGCACCACGGCTCCCAGCAGCCTGTCCTTTAGGAAAGCCTTTTCCATGAGACACAGAGCTCACTCAGTAGAGGAGGCAATCCTGAGCTCTGCTCATACAGCAGCAGCTGGGTGATGTTTCCAACAGCCTTCTCACTAACTAGTTCTCTCTCTAGCCCTTGCAGTCCCTCATTGGAGGGGAAAAAGTGGCCACCCGAAAGAGGCCACAGTCAGGTCTGTGCAGGGCCCATTAAGGTGTCTGAGGGTgacaggagcagggccatggctcttGGAAAACAGGAGGAAGTAGTAGGTGTCCCACTGCCACTCATGCTAAGTACTGTAGATCCTTCACTGAGCCTGTTCCCCATACAGCTCTCAGAACATAGTGTCTGTGCACACACATCTCTGGCTCTTCCTGCCCTGGAAAAGGGCTGTGTGTCAAGTCCCCTGAACAGCGCAGATTGTTTCTGTTAACCCCCCTTTTGGGGACATCTAACAACCAAAGGGGGTATAGATACAGCACTGGAGCCCCTCTGCCTGCTTTAGGAGCCATGGATGGCTGCTGTCTCCTTGCCCAGAGGCCTGCTCTGCTGTATGCAAAGGTTGTCTTTAAAATGCCTCTCCTGGGGCCTTGAGCATGTTGAATCCTGAACCGCTCTGGTGGGGAAGTGGAAGCAGGAAGGAACCTTGGGGCTCCAGGGGATGACAGTGGAGCAAGGGATTGCTGAGGGGTTTGGGTCTTTCCTGCAGGATATGTTTCTCCCAGCTGTTCAATGGGTGTTTGAGCTGTAAACAGGATTAATAAAAACAACTCTCCACTGAATCGGGTTCTGTTTCTTGGGGTAAAGAGGCCACAACACCCTGGTGGGTCAGGTCCAATGCCAGCTGGGTGGCCCAAGCACCATTAGCATCCCCCCTTCTGTGCAAAGGGAGGGGCATGTCCTGTGTCCCTGCAAGTAGCAGCCCTCCTGCTGGGGAGGGAGAATTGGAGGAGGGCCTTGCTGTGGGACATATGAAAGCTCTTCTCACACAGCCCTAGCCTCTTGCTTGATGACTGGGGTTAAGGCAGCCTGGTGCAGAGATGCCTCTGCAGGATAATGGGGGGAGAAGAATCAAACAGGGAGTCCCTGGAGGGGTGCAtgtgagggtgtgtgtgggagggggtactgAGTGTAATATATAGGCTGTGCGTTAGCCAGCAGGTGGCACCACCAGCATCCAAAATGATGGGCTGGAAGAGGGAGGAGCATGAGCTGACACCTAGTGGCTGGGAGTTCCCTTTAGTTACAACCCTGGATGGTGTGTttgcatccccagcccagcagtccTCACTTCTGTCTCCCCACCTACAGCTGGGCCTAGAACCCAGGAGCCTTGATTCCCAATCCCACCCCATCCTCTGAACAGGTAATGGCACCTCCAAGATGGCCCAATTAAGTACAAAAGTACTACAACAACCGGGGctctttcccccactccccccaaccATGCCTGTTACTAACTTGGGCTGGGGGCTAAGTGGCATTAGGGTtgaagcagggagagggaacagGGATCCCTGTAGTTTCTTACTTGGATTTCAGCTTTAAGCTCAACACTGGGCCAAGAGCCATCTCTGAATTCTTGGGGTCTAGAAGCTGGGGAagagaccccctgccccaaaaCCAGACCAACCCATCATCTTCCCCCTGATCCACCAGTGGATCCATTCCATTATGTTCCCTATAAGTCACAGTGGACCTGGGACACATTTCTGCTGCCTTGTCCTCTGCTCTTTGGCTAGTTGAGAGGAAAAAAGCTGGAGTGGTGGATTTCTACTTGATGTTTCATAATGTtcaaggcaagaagggaccattagatcatgcAGGCTGATGCTCTGGACTATCACAAGCCATTCAGttccacccagttacccctgtattgactCCAGTGACTTGAGTTAGACCAAatcatttcagtcctcaggagactaatCTGTTGGGGACCCTGTTCTCTGCCCAGGGCTCACAAGTGCCTTGCGATGGCAGGGAATTGATGTGAAACATGCCCAGATGATCTTAGCAGGTGacccatgccacagaggaaggtgaaaaccccaaaggtccctgccaatctgacctgggggaaattccttctcaGCCCTTAATCTGGTGATCAGATGGACCCTGTGCAACTGGGTCAGACCCATCAGCCAGGCAGCTAGAGGATTTGCTTTAGAATGCCAGGTTGGATGCCCTTGGAATATGGGAACTCCCACCAAATTTCACTGCAGAATtgaagggggaggagagatgaGCAGCGAGAACAATCTAAGGCATGGTAGGAAAACACTCTGTGGAAGGAAGGTCAGGAGAGTTCATCTTCAAGAGGGGAGAAAAGGATATAAAATTATGGGAGAGGTGGCAGTGGGGCACTTTGGCTTGCTCTGGCTTGTGGCCCAAAGAGCTAACTGATGAACAGCAAAGCTCTAGGTCTAGTTAGCCTGGGGAACTCTATCAGAGGGCTGCATTGAGGCTGCAAAGTTATGACTGAAAGAGCAAGTGGCCATTTATCTGGATAAGAACAGCCAGTTACTATGGGATATTAAACTGATGCTTCATCTTAAATTGCTCTCAAAAATTAGGGGGCAGGATGAGACTTTCATAGGACAGATTATGTCACAGTTGCTACTGGCAGGTTCTTGCACCTGGttctggctgctgtcagagaccAGACCTAGGACTAGATGGGGCTGAGCTGGCATTTCTTACAAGGGTGGGGGTGAGTCCTGAATAAGGGGTTTTCTGATGAAGTGTTTCCACAAAACAAGAATTAAATTGGCTTAAAAGTGGAAGGGGGGAGTGTGAATGGTCAGTGTTATGACACCACATTCCTACCacacactccatccccctcctccctgggaacAAGACCATAATTTAAAGGCTAACAATTAAgcaagtctttttgttttaaaccatttTCTGGCCACCTCTTAGAACAGCAAGAACAGGGTGAAGCCTCTTtgctccccacagcccagggtgtatggccagattctgacctgTTAGCCAGATCTGGAGCGAGgacattgactgcaatgggggaCATGTTGGATTCTCAGAGAGAATCTCTCTCAGAGAAAGGCCAGAGCATAAGATTTGAGGTCTAACTTCACCCACACTCCTAGGGGTGCTCTGAGTTCAGTGAGAAAGATCTGGCCCTAACTTCACCCCCACACCTGGAGTCACTCCAGTTCAAAGAGCAAGATCCAGTCCACAGTCAAGATAACAATTCTGATCTGGCCCACTCTCCCCGCTGCGTCAACTGGCTTCACTCACACACCCATGACACACCCAGGCAGcccctgcaggaggtgctggagctaCGCTTGTACCAGCTCAATTCTGGGAGCGACGCTGAGGGAATGGGAAGCGGCTGAAtgctggcaggggctgctgatGGGGTGGTTTGCGATAGCATGGGACTTCATGACCCAGGAGGTCAAGGCCCTCCATGGACTGTCTCAGAACAGATCTCTATTTGCCAATAAGAAGCCGGGGGCTGTGCTTTGACTCAGGTTTATTAGGAACATAAGTCAGCGGAAAAACTGGGCACGGAAGCAAGTCCCTGCGCCCCAGAGATAGCAAATACATTAATAATACGTGTCACTCACGGTTAAAACCGTCCAGCTACATTTAGCCAATAGTAAGACAAACGACAGTGGAAGCCAAAATATAGGGTGAGGAACGCTATACAAACCCTGCAATGGTGAAtgcagagaggggcaggaggCCGTGATGGGCCCAGGTGCTTTGTAGCACTACTCTCTGGGCCTTCCTGCTGCAAGCCGGTGCCAGCGGGAGGAGTAGCTCAGAGCCTCTGATAGGTTCATAGCCTCTCTTACGACACCTAGCAGGGCCAGCTTCGTTTTACAGACCTGGAAGAGTGCTCTGTGCAACAGGGCACCTACTGCTGGCTGTTTtgggcactgcccccaccccaaccgcAGGCCCAGCTGAGTCCTCTGAGCcatggagcagggatggggagatCCAGGGGCACTAGGCATGGAGGGGCAGTGCCACCCCTTCCTACCGCACGGCAAGGCACATTATAATACAAGAATTGGAGAATGCCCCGAAACAAGGTGCAGCAACAACCCTCATCCCCCTTACACAGCTTGCAGAGCTCTCAAAGCCAATGTGCAACAGGGGGAGGAGACCCCCCCAGCAAGGGGGTGCTGGGTCTCCCACAGCTCACCACAGGCCCTCTGCTGGGTGGGAGGGGTCCTGTTCACACTCCCCAGctgcaaaggggtggggggagttaaTGCTGCTTCTGCTAAGGCACCTTCTGAGGGTGGGAAGGAGAATTCCCCCTCCCACAATACACCCACAACACAGAGCCGGTCTGGATGCCagaacccctcagccctgccttGAGGGAaccctttctgattggctgcccaTCCCCaggaggctgggaatggggataggcagccaatcagagctgctgcaggagctaAGGcagagctcccccaccccagccaacaGTTTTCAGGTAAGGGAGGACAGAGCAGAAGGAACCCAGAAGCTCAGGGCAGCTtcactcccctcctcttccctcctgtGAATAATGGGTGAAGCCTGTCCCCTCCCAGTCCTGACAATGGATCAGTCCATtgtctgctcctcccccctctaTTCCTGTGAAAAGAGGGTCAGGCTCTTCTTTGCTCCTCCCGTTGCAACAGGGGAGGGAACTAACCCCTGGCGCTGCCCCCTCAGCCTGACAAGTGGGAGACCCCCCGTAGTgcaggggatggagtggggggggatACAGAGCAGGGCTCTGGGGAGGCATGGGGTGGGCGGACAGTGAGATTGATAGCCAAACGAAGCCAGTAATACAAGGCCCAGGCAGGCCGGATGGGGGACCTGAACTGACTGAGTCCAGGGCAGAGTCCGATCCCCccggtgggaggtgggggggctctCGGTGGATGAGCAGTTACCCCCCGAGTCCCTTGCGCAGAGCCAGGTGGGGGGGTGTCACCGTCAGTCCGTCTTTCCCAGCGTCCCAACTAAGAGGAACTGAACTGGCTGAGCAGGGCGCTGAAGTCCAGATCCCCCATGGAGGTGAGGTTCTCTTCCGGGAGGCCGCCCAGGACCCCGTTGATGAAGCTGTTGGCACCgctggcccccccacccccgccgttGCCCTGTGGCTCCTCCCCTGTCACGCCCACCACACCACGCTGGCTGCTCATCAGGCGGGTGATCGACTCGGGATAGGTCAGGAGCATGCTGTGCCCGTCAGCACCCTCGGTGGACGAcccctggctcagcagctgccGGAACTCAGTAGTGTTGATGGACTCCAGGCTGGTGTAGGTGGTGTCCTCCAGCAAGGCCCCCAGCTCCATGGCGACTGAGTCGCCCCCGCCCTCAAACGGCAGGTGGAAGAAGGGGTCAAAGTTGGGCTCGGCCtcgggagcagggggtgggggctgggcccgGCTTGAGATGCCCAGGCTGGAGAACTCCTCCAGGTTGACTGTactgaagcccagctggggggtgggaggaggaggagctcggCTGGGCCCGGTGAAGGGTAAGGGGGGGTGCTGGGCCGTGGCCTGC
This genomic interval carries:
- the C7H11orf68 gene encoding UPF0696 protein C11orf68 homolog; its protein translation is MSDQDDGDVGKGGAFSAEHLAAESMAADMDPWVVFDARKTPRAEFEEWLQTYQPSRVSRFGDPERRTEPVGWIAIYGPNYCPESGDVVGLQEAWERLQISGRHVTFDTIRELALNHCVLTGKWLMHLDTGFKVDHAWSGIARSVLEGRFGVAKVSPCYPSSDRKHVICIYTDDFTNEEKVMDADAAIRGTGVKCLLSYKPDVYTYLGIYRDNRWHLCPTIYESKFDLECIPRRSRIINKVSNTEVT